In Choloepus didactylus isolate mChoDid1 chromosome 6, mChoDid1.pri, whole genome shotgun sequence, one DNA window encodes the following:
- the LOC119536407 gene encoding olfactory receptor 147-like translates to MYVISVQGNLGLVILIGLNSHLHTPMYFFLFNLSFIDLCYSFVFSPKMLINFISNKNFISFRMCMTQLYFCFFGVSECYVLTSMAYDCYVAICNPFLYNMAMSPKVFSTLIFGSYLMLFSTAMAHTGCMPRLTFCDTNTINHYVCGILSLLQVSCTGTYVRELVLFIVGGINITVHSLTIFISYGFILCSILHINSTKVRSKAFSTCSPHIMPVSLFFGSSAFVYLQPSSAESMNVEKTYFLYQCSSHGEPLNLQLEEQRC, encoded by the coding sequence ATGTATGTTATCAGTGTGCAGGGAAACTTGGGCTTGGTAATTCTAATTGGGCTGAATTCCcaccttcacacccccatgtacttttttctctttaacttGTCCTTCATAGACCTctgttattcttttgttttttcaccaAAAATGCTGATCAACTTCATATCAAATAAGAATTTTATCTCCTTCCGGATGTGCATGACCCAGCTCTACTTCTGCTTTTTTGGTGTCTCTGAGTGCTATGTGCTGACTTCAATGGCCTATGATTgttatgtggccatctgtaatccATTCTTGTATAACATGGCCATGTCCCCTAAAGTGTTCTCCACACTTATTTTTGGTTCTTACTTGATGTTGTTTTCTACTGCTATGGCCCATACTGGATGCATGCCGAGACTGACCTTCTGTGATACCAATACCATCAACCATTATGTCTGTGGCATTCTCTCTTTGCTTCAGGTCTCCTGCACAGGCACCTATGTCAGGGAGCTGGTGTTGTTCATTGTGGGGGGAATCAATATCACTGTGCACAGTCTCACCATCTTTATCTCCTATGGTTTCATTCTCTGCAGCATCCTTCATATAAATTCCACTAAGGTCAGGTCCAAAGCCTTCAGCACCTGCAGTCCCCACATAATGcctgtttctctcttctttggaTCAAGTGCATTTGTGTATCTCCAGCCATCATCTGCAGAGTCTATGAATGTGGAGAAAACCTATTTTTTATACCAATGTAGTTCCCATGGTGAACCCCTTAATCTACAGCTTGAGGAACAAAGATGTTAA